In Gigantopelta aegis isolate Gae_Host chromosome 14, Gae_host_genome, whole genome shotgun sequence, the following proteins share a genomic window:
- the LOC121389471 gene encoding sarcoplasmic reticulum histidine-rich calcium-binding protein-like isoform X1 produces the protein MFCINCLIYSVTAAMSNGSGICVRKKRSFSTQSAKCLQIQSKATPGRYLNTNPVERVLLQLDGSGRWNSSFQALRLEKEWNDLSQCRTMKKNSQTMFHRVDKKYVMSGAQIPLRPRYEVDDEELRTLKEFSRARKTSQRELRKKSSCRHYKQDDAKRDDDHKSDETPQPVVAGSSGHWASERTKTPIEKTEEETKDTDSSSSFDESMKGKDGEGKTDETVDRGKDDVENKVTNEESYNGEINDSAIVNNSDAKRERNHVVEDEEEDCTKHDDDEGQEDHIKHDDDEGQEEDRTKHDNDDGQGRNENADTNSRKSSHSSTSGEVTVEQKDHHEHVFSSET, from the exons ATGTTCTGCATTAACTGTTTAATTTACAGTGTGACCGCGGCTATGTCAAATGGTTCGGGGATCTGCGTCCGTAAGAAACGGTCATTTAGCACACAGTCTGCCAAGTGTCTGCAGATACAAAGCAAGGCCACTCCTGGAAGATATCTG AACACGAACCCTGTAGAGAGAGTGCTGCTACAGCTGGATGGTTCGGGGCGGTGGAACTCGAGTTTCCAGGCTCTCAGACTAGAGAAAGAGTGGAATGATCTCTCTCAGTGCCGCACCATGAAGAAAAACTCACAG ACGATGTTCCACCGAGTGGACAAGAAGTATGTGATGAGTGGGGCGCAGATACCACTCAGACCACGCTACGAAGTCGACGACGAGGAACTCCGCACTCTCAAGGAATTCTCCCGCGCTCGGAAAACATCACAAAGAGAGCTGAGGAAGAAAAG ttctTGTAGACACTACAAACAG GATGATGCCAAAAGGGATGATGATCACAAATCAGATGAGACTCCACAACCAGTAGTAGCAGGTTCTTCTGGACACTGGGCATCAGAGCGTACGAAAACCCCAATCGAGAAGACGGAGGAGGAAACAAAGGACACAGATTCCAGTTCCTCCTTCGATGAAAGCATGAAGGGCAAAGATGGCGAAGGAAAGACCGATGAAACTGTGGACAGAGGAAAAGATGACGTTGAAAACAAAGTGACAAATGAGGAAAGCTATAATGGAGAAATTAATGACAGTGCCATTGTGAACAATTCTGATGCCAAACGGGAAAGGAACCATGTTGTTGAGGATGAGGAAGAAGATTGTACaaaacatgatgatgatgagggtcAGGAAGATCATATaaaacatgatgatgatgagggtcAGGAAGAAGATCGTACAAaacatgataatgatgatggtcaGGGTAGGAATGAAAATGCAGATACTAATAGCAGGAAAAGTTCCCACAGTTCAACTTCTGGTGAAGTAACTGTTGAACAAAAGGATCACCATGAACACGTTTTCAGTTCTGAAACGTAA
- the LOC121389471 gene encoding protein PFC0760c-like isoform X3 — translation MSNGSGICVRKKRSFSTQSAKCLQIQSKATPGRYLNTNPVERVLLQLDGSGRWNSSFQALRLEKEWNDLSQCRTMKKNSQTMFHRVDKKYVMSGAQIPLRPRYEVDDEELRTLKEFSRARKTSQRELRKKSSCRHYKQDDAKRDDDHKSDETPQPVVAGSSGHWASERTKTPIEKTEEETKDTDSSSSFDESMKGKDGEGKTDETVDRGKDDVENKVTNEESYNGEINDSAIVNNSDAKRERNHVVEDEEEDCTKHDDDEGQEDHIKHDDDEGQEEDRTKHDNDDGQGRNENADTNSRKSSHSSTSGEVTVEQKDHHEHVFSSET, via the exons ATGTCAAATGGTTCGGGGATCTGCGTCCGTAAGAAACGGTCATTTAGCACACAGTCTGCCAAGTGTCTGCAGATACAAAGCAAGGCCACTCCTGGAAGATATCTG AACACGAACCCTGTAGAGAGAGTGCTGCTACAGCTGGATGGTTCGGGGCGGTGGAACTCGAGTTTCCAGGCTCTCAGACTAGAGAAAGAGTGGAATGATCTCTCTCAGTGCCGCACCATGAAGAAAAACTCACAG ACGATGTTCCACCGAGTGGACAAGAAGTATGTGATGAGTGGGGCGCAGATACCACTCAGACCACGCTACGAAGTCGACGACGAGGAACTCCGCACTCTCAAGGAATTCTCCCGCGCTCGGAAAACATCACAAAGAGAGCTGAGGAAGAAAAG ttctTGTAGACACTACAAACAG GATGATGCCAAAAGGGATGATGATCACAAATCAGATGAGACTCCACAACCAGTAGTAGCAGGTTCTTCTGGACACTGGGCATCAGAGCGTACGAAAACCCCAATCGAGAAGACGGAGGAGGAAACAAAGGACACAGATTCCAGTTCCTCCTTCGATGAAAGCATGAAGGGCAAAGATGGCGAAGGAAAGACCGATGAAACTGTGGACAGAGGAAAAGATGACGTTGAAAACAAAGTGACAAATGAGGAAAGCTATAATGGAGAAATTAATGACAGTGCCATTGTGAACAATTCTGATGCCAAACGGGAAAGGAACCATGTTGTTGAGGATGAGGAAGAAGATTGTACaaaacatgatgatgatgagggtcAGGAAGATCATATaaaacatgatgatgatgagggtcAGGAAGAAGATCGTACAAaacatgataatgatgatggtcaGGGTAGGAATGAAAATGCAGATACTAATAGCAGGAAAAGTTCCCACAGTTCAACTTCTGGTGAAGTAACTGTTGAACAAAAGGATCACCATGAACACGTTTTCAGTTCTGAAACGTAA
- the LOC121389351 gene encoding proline-rich extensin-like protein EPR1, whose product MSLTVPKGAHADYFQDATPPPPFASLDPLHHPLSQAWIHPTTPFHKPGSTPPPPFTSLDPLHHPLSQAWIHPTTPFHKPGSTPPPPFTSLDPLHHPLSQAWIHSTTSFHKPGPTPPTPFTSLDPLHHPLSQAWIHSTTPFTSLDPLHHPLSQAWIHSTTSFHKPGPTPPTPFTSLDPLHHPLSQAWIHSTTPFHKPGSTPPPPFTSLDPLHHLLSQAWTHSTTPFTSLDPLHHPLSQAWIYPADYHAMEITDKRVIGDHFTGKPVGLDIVHVVPWQTSAWGAKPVPLEICPWQTSAWGAKPVPLEICPWQTSAWGAKPVPLEICPWQTSAWGAKPVPLEICPWQTSAWGAKPVPLEICPCQTSAWGAKPVPLEICPCQMSAWGAKPVPLEICPW is encoded by the exons ATGAG TTTGACTGTGCCTAAAGGTGCTCATGCAGATTACTTTCAAGAtgccaccccaccacccccttTCGCAAGCCTAGATCCACTCCATCACCCACTTTCACAAGCCTGGATCCACCCCACAACCCCCTTTCACAAGCCTGGATCCACTCCACCACCCCCTTTCACAAGCCTGGATCCACTCCATCACCCACTTTCACAAGCCTGGATCCACCCCACAACCCCCTTTCACAAGCCTGGATCCACTCCACCACCCCCTTTCACAAGCCTGGATCCACTCCACCACCCCCTTTCACAAGCCTGGATCCACTCCACCACCTCCTTTCACAAGCCTGGACCCACTCCACCAACCCCTTTCACAAGCCTGGACCCACTCCACCACCCCCTTTCACAAGCCTGGATCCACTCCACCACCCCCTTCACAAGCCTGGATCCACTCCACCACCCCCTTTCACAAGCCTGGATCCACTCCACCACCTCCTTTCACAAGCCTGGACCCACTCCACCAACCCCTTTCACAAGCCTGGATCCACTCCACCACCCCCTTTCACAAGCCTGGATCCACTCCACCACCCCCTTTCACAAGCCTGGATCCACTCCACCACCCCCTTTCACAAGCCTGGATCCACTCCACCACCTCCTTTCACAAGCCTGGACCCACTCCACAACCCCTTTCACAAGCCTGGATCCACTCCACCACCCCCTTTCACAAGCCTGGATCTACCCAGCAGATTACCATGCTATGGAGATTACTGACAAGCGTGTTATTGGTGATCACTTTACTGGAAAGCCAGTTGGACTTGAT ATTGTACATGTAGTTCCCTGGCAAACGAGTGCATGGGGAGCCAAGCCTGTGCCCCTCGAAATCTGCCCCTGGCAAACGAGTGCATGGGGAGCCAAGCCTGTGCCCCTCGAAATCTGCCCCTGGCAAACGAGTGCATGGGGAGCCAAGCCTGTGCCCCTCGAAATCTGCCCCTGGCAAACGAGTGCATGGGGAGCCAAGCCTGTGCCCCTCGAAATCTGCCCCTGGCAAACGAGTGCATGGGGAGCCAAGCCTGTGCCCCTAGAAATCTGCCCCTGCCAAACGAGTGCATGGGGAGCCAAGCCTGTGCCCCTCGAAATCTGCCCCTGCCAAATGAGTGCATGGGGAGCCAAACCTGTGCCCCTCGAAATCTGCCCCTGGTAA
- the LOC121389471 gene encoding sarcoplasmic reticulum histidine-rich calcium-binding protein-like isoform X2, whose amino-acid sequence MFCINCLIYSVTAAMSNGSGICVRKKRSFSTQSAKCLQIQSKATPGRYLNTNPVERVLLQLDGSGRWNSSFQALRLEKEWNDLSQCRTMKKNSQTMFHRVDKKYVMSGAQIPLRPRYEVDDEELRTLKEFSRARKTSQRELRKKSSCRHYKQDDDHKSDETPQPVVAGSSGHWASERTKTPIEKTEEETKDTDSSSSFDESMKGKDGEGKTDETVDRGKDDVENKVTNEESYNGEINDSAIVNNSDAKRERNHVVEDEEEDCTKHDDDEGQEDHIKHDDDEGQEEDRTKHDNDDGQGRNENADTNSRKSSHSSTSGEVTVEQKDHHEHVFSSET is encoded by the exons ATGTTCTGCATTAACTGTTTAATTTACAGTGTGACCGCGGCTATGTCAAATGGTTCGGGGATCTGCGTCCGTAAGAAACGGTCATTTAGCACACAGTCTGCCAAGTGTCTGCAGATACAAAGCAAGGCCACTCCTGGAAGATATCTG AACACGAACCCTGTAGAGAGAGTGCTGCTACAGCTGGATGGTTCGGGGCGGTGGAACTCGAGTTTCCAGGCTCTCAGACTAGAGAAAGAGTGGAATGATCTCTCTCAGTGCCGCACCATGAAGAAAAACTCACAG ACGATGTTCCACCGAGTGGACAAGAAGTATGTGATGAGTGGGGCGCAGATACCACTCAGACCACGCTACGAAGTCGACGACGAGGAACTCCGCACTCTCAAGGAATTCTCCCGCGCTCGGAAAACATCACAAAGAGAGCTGAGGAAGAAAAG ttctTGTAGACACTACAAACAG GATGATGATCACAAATCAGATGAGACTCCACAACCAGTAGTAGCAGGTTCTTCTGGACACTGGGCATCAGAGCGTACGAAAACCCCAATCGAGAAGACGGAGGAGGAAACAAAGGACACAGATTCCAGTTCCTCCTTCGATGAAAGCATGAAGGGCAAAGATGGCGAAGGAAAGACCGATGAAACTGTGGACAGAGGAAAAGATGACGTTGAAAACAAAGTGACAAATGAGGAAAGCTATAATGGAGAAATTAATGACAGTGCCATTGTGAACAATTCTGATGCCAAACGGGAAAGGAACCATGTTGTTGAGGATGAGGAAGAAGATTGTACaaaacatgatgatgatgagggtcAGGAAGATCATATaaaacatgatgatgatgagggtcAGGAAGAAGATCGTACAAaacatgataatgatgatggtcaGGGTAGGAATGAAAATGCAGATACTAATAGCAGGAAAAGTTCCCACAGTTCAACTTCTGGTGAAGTAACTGTTGAACAAAAGGATCACCATGAACACGTTTTCAGTTCTGAAACGTAA